A stretch of the Xiphophorus couchianus chromosome 15, X_couchianus-1.0, whole genome shotgun sequence genome encodes the following:
- the mycn gene encoding N-myc protein isoform X1, translating to MTDPNLVSVLTTDCKIREISIHAFSSQDFRLLDRMPAITSKNSDLEFDSLQPCFYPDEDDFYLCGPDAAPPGEDIWKKFELLPTPPLSPSRAALPGEPAAATASSEADPLGFSLGDPLDWASELLLLPEDDIWGASDDGDLFGSSVDTNSNNIIIQDCMWSGFSAREKLERVVTEKLGKAISTASAGGRNAYVRVPEVVSRSSVSECVDPAIVFPFPVNKKSSSKDASGTVNASTANGSTASDSEEEDEDEDEDDEEEDDEDDEEEEEEEEIDVVTVEKRRSTISKTSPMTTGIGTICVNPKSQDARGIVSGSGVVSRFISRAPQELILKRSSVHQQQHNYAAPSPYASDDDLTPPPKKQKTSETSRPPVRIGSSSSTSSFSSCTSAPSIAGSRSKRSTSGDSSPRGSSDSEDSERRRNHNILERQRRNDLRSSFLTLRDHVPELAHNEKAAKVLILKKATEYVCSLETEEMRLQQEKDRLQARRQHLMRRLEQTRTR from the exons ATGACTGATCCAAATCTGGTGTCTGTATTAACTACTGACTGCAAGATACGAGAAATATCGATTCACGCGTTTTCATCCCAA GATTTTCGATTGTTGGATAGAATGCCGGCGATCACCAGTAAAAACTCCGATTTGGAGTTTGATTCCTTACAACCATGTTTCTATCCGGACGAGGACGACTTCTACCTCTGTGGTCCCGACGCTGCGCCACCGGGGGAGGACATCTGGAAGAAATTCGAGCTGCTGCCCACTCCGCCCCTCTCTCCGAGCCGTGCAGCGCTACCGGGAGAGCCGGCGGCCGCAACTGCCTCTTCAGAGGCAGATCCCCTCGGCTTCAGCTTAGGGGACCCCTTGGACTGGGCttctgagctgctgctcctgcccGAGGACGATATATGGGGGGCATCCGACGACGGGGACCTTTTCGGCTCTTCTGTGGATACAAATTCCAACAACATCATTATCCAGGACTGTATGTGGAGCGGCTTCTCCGCCAGGGAAAAGCTGGAGCGAGTGGTAACGGAGAAACTGGGTAAGGCGATTTCAACGGCATCGGCCGGGGGAAGGAACGCGTACGTCAGGGTGCCGGAGGTGGTGAGCCGCAGCTCGGTGTCGGAGTGCGTGGACCCCGCGATAGTGTTCCCCTTCCCGGTGAAcaagaagagcagcagcaagGACGCATCTGGGACTGTTAACGCGTCCACAGCGAATGGAAGCACAGCTAGTGACTCCG aagAGGAAGACGAAGATGAGGATGAAGACGATGAAGAAgaggatgatgaggatgatgaggaggaagaagaggaggaagagattGATGTAGTTACAGTAGAGAAGAGACGCTCCACAATCAGCAAGACATCTCCCATGACCACAGGTATAGGAACCATCTGTGTTAATCCCAAGAGCCAAGATGCAAGAGGGATTGTCTCAGGATCTGGGGTTGTGAGTCGGTTCATCAGCCGTGCCCCTCAGGAGCTCATCCTGAAGAGGAGCTCGGTCCATCAGCAGCAACACAACTACGCGGCGCCCTCACCCTATGCCTCAGATGATGACCTGACCCCACCTCCAAAGAAACAGAAGACATCAGAGACATCGCGCCCTCCCGTCAGAATCGGTTCATCGTCCTCCACATCTTCCTTCTCGTCCTGCACCTCTGCCCCCAGCATTGCGGGCTCCCGCAGCAAGCGCAGCACCAGCGGGGACAGCAGTCCGCGTGGAAGCTCTGACTCTGAGGACAGCGAGCGCCGACGAAACCACAACATCCTGGAGCGCCAGCGACGCAACGACTTGCGATCCAGCTTCCTGACCCTGCGTGACCATGTCCCAGAGCTGGCTCACAACGAGAAGGCAGCAAAGGTGCTGATCCTGAAGAAGGCAACCGAGTACGTTTGTTCACTGGAGACGGAGGAGATGAGGCTCCAGCAGGAGAAGGACAGGCTGCAGGCTCGCAGGCAACACCTCATGCGCAGGCTGGAGCAGACTAGGACTCGCTGA
- the mycn gene encoding N-myc protein isoform X2 — protein MTDPNLVSVLTTDCKIREISIHAFSSQDFRLLDRMPAITSKNSDLEFDSLQPCFYPDEDDFYLCGPDAAPPGEDIWKKFELLPTPPLSPSRAALPGEPAAATASSEADPLGFSLGDPLDWASELLLLPEDDIWGASDDGDLFGSSVDTNSNNIIIQDCMWSGFSAREKLERVVTEKLGKAISTASAGGRNAYVRVPEVVSRSSVSECVDPAIVFPFPVNKKSSSKDASGTVNASTANGSTASDSEEDEDEDEDDEEEDDEDDEEEEEEEEIDVVTVEKRRSTISKTSPMTTGIGTICVNPKSQDARGIVSGSGVVSRFISRAPQELILKRSSVHQQQHNYAAPSPYASDDDLTPPPKKQKTSETSRPPVRIGSSSSTSSFSSCTSAPSIAGSRSKRSTSGDSSPRGSSDSEDSERRRNHNILERQRRNDLRSSFLTLRDHVPELAHNEKAAKVLILKKATEYVCSLETEEMRLQQEKDRLQARRQHLMRRLEQTRTR, from the exons ATGACTGATCCAAATCTGGTGTCTGTATTAACTACTGACTGCAAGATACGAGAAATATCGATTCACGCGTTTTCATCCCAA GATTTTCGATTGTTGGATAGAATGCCGGCGATCACCAGTAAAAACTCCGATTTGGAGTTTGATTCCTTACAACCATGTTTCTATCCGGACGAGGACGACTTCTACCTCTGTGGTCCCGACGCTGCGCCACCGGGGGAGGACATCTGGAAGAAATTCGAGCTGCTGCCCACTCCGCCCCTCTCTCCGAGCCGTGCAGCGCTACCGGGAGAGCCGGCGGCCGCAACTGCCTCTTCAGAGGCAGATCCCCTCGGCTTCAGCTTAGGGGACCCCTTGGACTGGGCttctgagctgctgctcctgcccGAGGACGATATATGGGGGGCATCCGACGACGGGGACCTTTTCGGCTCTTCTGTGGATACAAATTCCAACAACATCATTATCCAGGACTGTATGTGGAGCGGCTTCTCCGCCAGGGAAAAGCTGGAGCGAGTGGTAACGGAGAAACTGGGTAAGGCGATTTCAACGGCATCGGCCGGGGGAAGGAACGCGTACGTCAGGGTGCCGGAGGTGGTGAGCCGCAGCTCGGTGTCGGAGTGCGTGGACCCCGCGATAGTGTTCCCCTTCCCGGTGAAcaagaagagcagcagcaagGACGCATCTGGGACTGTTAACGCGTCCACAGCGAATGGAAGCACAGCTAGTGACTCCG AGGAAGACGAAGATGAGGATGAAGACGATGAAGAAgaggatgatgaggatgatgaggaggaagaagaggaggaagagattGATGTAGTTACAGTAGAGAAGAGACGCTCCACAATCAGCAAGACATCTCCCATGACCACAGGTATAGGAACCATCTGTGTTAATCCCAAGAGCCAAGATGCAAGAGGGATTGTCTCAGGATCTGGGGTTGTGAGTCGGTTCATCAGCCGTGCCCCTCAGGAGCTCATCCTGAAGAGGAGCTCGGTCCATCAGCAGCAACACAACTACGCGGCGCCCTCACCCTATGCCTCAGATGATGACCTGACCCCACCTCCAAAGAAACAGAAGACATCAGAGACATCGCGCCCTCCCGTCAGAATCGGTTCATCGTCCTCCACATCTTCCTTCTCGTCCTGCACCTCTGCCCCCAGCATTGCGGGCTCCCGCAGCAAGCGCAGCACCAGCGGGGACAGCAGTCCGCGTGGAAGCTCTGACTCTGAGGACAGCGAGCGCCGACGAAACCACAACATCCTGGAGCGCCAGCGACGCAACGACTTGCGATCCAGCTTCCTGACCCTGCGTGACCATGTCCCAGAGCTGGCTCACAACGAGAAGGCAGCAAAGGTGCTGATCCTGAAGAAGGCAACCGAGTACGTTTGTTCACTGGAGACGGAGGAGATGAGGCTCCAGCAGGAGAAGGACAGGCTGCAGGCTCGCAGGCAACACCTCATGCGCAGGCTGGAGCAGACTAGGACTCGCTGA
- the mycn gene encoding N-myc protein isoform X3 — protein sequence MPAITSKNSDLEFDSLQPCFYPDEDDFYLCGPDAAPPGEDIWKKFELLPTPPLSPSRAALPGEPAAATASSEADPLGFSLGDPLDWASELLLLPEDDIWGASDDGDLFGSSVDTNSNNIIIQDCMWSGFSAREKLERVVTEKLGKAISTASAGGRNAYVRVPEVVSRSSVSECVDPAIVFPFPVNKKSSSKDASGTVNASTANGSTASDSEEEDEDEDEDDEEEDDEDDEEEEEEEEIDVVTVEKRRSTISKTSPMTTGIGTICVNPKSQDARGIVSGSGVVSRFISRAPQELILKRSSVHQQQHNYAAPSPYASDDDLTPPPKKQKTSETSRPPVRIGSSSSTSSFSSCTSAPSIAGSRSKRSTSGDSSPRGSSDSEDSERRRNHNILERQRRNDLRSSFLTLRDHVPELAHNEKAAKVLILKKATEYVCSLETEEMRLQQEKDRLQARRQHLMRRLEQTRTR from the exons ATGCCGGCGATCACCAGTAAAAACTCCGATTTGGAGTTTGATTCCTTACAACCATGTTTCTATCCGGACGAGGACGACTTCTACCTCTGTGGTCCCGACGCTGCGCCACCGGGGGAGGACATCTGGAAGAAATTCGAGCTGCTGCCCACTCCGCCCCTCTCTCCGAGCCGTGCAGCGCTACCGGGAGAGCCGGCGGCCGCAACTGCCTCTTCAGAGGCAGATCCCCTCGGCTTCAGCTTAGGGGACCCCTTGGACTGGGCttctgagctgctgctcctgcccGAGGACGATATATGGGGGGCATCCGACGACGGGGACCTTTTCGGCTCTTCTGTGGATACAAATTCCAACAACATCATTATCCAGGACTGTATGTGGAGCGGCTTCTCCGCCAGGGAAAAGCTGGAGCGAGTGGTAACGGAGAAACTGGGTAAGGCGATTTCAACGGCATCGGCCGGGGGAAGGAACGCGTACGTCAGGGTGCCGGAGGTGGTGAGCCGCAGCTCGGTGTCGGAGTGCGTGGACCCCGCGATAGTGTTCCCCTTCCCGGTGAAcaagaagagcagcagcaagGACGCATCTGGGACTGTTAACGCGTCCACAGCGAATGGAAGCACAGCTAGTGACTCCG aagAGGAAGACGAAGATGAGGATGAAGACGATGAAGAAgaggatgatgaggatgatgaggaggaagaagaggaggaagagattGATGTAGTTACAGTAGAGAAGAGACGCTCCACAATCAGCAAGACATCTCCCATGACCACAGGTATAGGAACCATCTGTGTTAATCCCAAGAGCCAAGATGCAAGAGGGATTGTCTCAGGATCTGGGGTTGTGAGTCGGTTCATCAGCCGTGCCCCTCAGGAGCTCATCCTGAAGAGGAGCTCGGTCCATCAGCAGCAACACAACTACGCGGCGCCCTCACCCTATGCCTCAGATGATGACCTGACCCCACCTCCAAAGAAACAGAAGACATCAGAGACATCGCGCCCTCCCGTCAGAATCGGTTCATCGTCCTCCACATCTTCCTTCTCGTCCTGCACCTCTGCCCCCAGCATTGCGGGCTCCCGCAGCAAGCGCAGCACCAGCGGGGACAGCAGTCCGCGTGGAAGCTCTGACTCTGAGGACAGCGAGCGCCGACGAAACCACAACATCCTGGAGCGCCAGCGACGCAACGACTTGCGATCCAGCTTCCTGACCCTGCGTGACCATGTCCCAGAGCTGGCTCACAACGAGAAGGCAGCAAAGGTGCTGATCCTGAAGAAGGCAACCGAGTACGTTTGTTCACTGGAGACGGAGGAGATGAGGCTCCAGCAGGAGAAGGACAGGCTGCAGGCTCGCAGGCAACACCTCATGCGCAGGCTGGAGCAGACTAGGACTCGCTGA